The Argonema galeatum A003/A1 region GGATTTTGGATTGACCTCAAGGATGAATCCATCTGGCTCTAAAACTTGGATGCGATGCTTTATTTTTTATCCACGGATGAATCCGGGGGCAGGAAACCATAATTTCTTGGTCATAGTCGTTCTCGCCTGCTTTAAAATTATATGATAATTTTTTTGATGGATATTCTAGGTTAATTTTTTTCTAATGAGTTTCCTCACGAACGACTAACCTTGAATTATCTTCAGGACTTACGCAAAAACCTTGGTTTTGCCCCCCCGACCCCCCAAATCTGGGGGGAGAAGAGTCCTGTTACCCCCAAATTTGGGGGGCTAGGGGGGAGAAAAGCGTAAGTCCTAATCTTTCTACAGAATAAGGAGAATTGCACTGATGGATAGATCTGTAATCAAATTTTCTTCAGAAGACTGTGGCATTTGCCACAAGATGTCTTTTTATGACCAAAAAGTAGCCGAAGAACTGGATTTGCGATTTATTAATGTCAAAATGCAAGATACTGCTACCTACCGCAAGTATCGCAAGATTCTGTTAACCCAATATCCCGATAAAGGAGAAATGGGATGGCCGACCTACCTAATCTGCGATTCCCCAGAAGGAGAATTTAAGATTTTGGGAGAAGTTAAAGGAGGCCATCCCAAAGGAGAGTTCAGAAGTCGGCTGCAAGAAGTTTTGGATGGATGTGGGAGTTAGAAAGTGTAAGGTGCGTTATTAACGCACCCTACGCTTTCTAATCCAACACTTCAAAGGATTTAACTTCCAGGACTGGGCCAATCATGGCGAAGGTCATCACATCGTCTCGCACCTCACCTTTGATTTTGGCTTTCACGCCAGATTTGAGCAGTTCGTCGGGGGCACCTTGGTAGAGTTCGTAGGTTTCCCCTTTCTCGGTGACTATAGCCCAGGTTCCAGGCCCAAATCCTTTACGTTCGATCGTGCCGGTAACGTTTATACTCATGCGGTTTTTCGTTCTCCTTGCATTGATAACCAAGAGAGTCCGTAACACAGTAAGGCGTTGACGACTAGGAAGCCGCGCGCTAGAAGCCCTTCTCCCAGCCACATAACATTAGGCATCATCACTGCACTGACTAGCAAGCAGCTGGCGACGCCTATCCCGGAACCAATAGCGAACCACTTCCAGCTAGGATTTCCCAGCAGCAGCGCTATTAAGGCTAAGGGAATCAGTACGCTGGCAAAAATGGGGTTTAAGGCGATCGTACCTTGAACGGCGTTGCCGAGTTCGGGAATGGAACTACCCAGCACGCGGAACGGCCACTGAGGTAGATCGAAGATGTAGAACCCGCGTAGGAAAAATAACCCAGAACTGCCGAAAATTAGTCCGCTGCTGAGCGACCAACTCCAGCCAGGTAAGTAATTCCGCAAAAACCAGGCTAAGACATAGGAACCCAATACCATCGCAATTTTGGGCAGAAGTGCTACTGCACCGCCATCAAACCAAAAGCGGAGGTTGAGATAGCCGTTTTCGCGCAACCAGCGGAAGAAGTCGCGGAAGGTGACTTGTCCTTTCTGGGCAAATTTGACTGCCGCTGCTGCATCTAAGTGACCGGCACCAAAGTGGTTGAGGGGATCTTCAGTGACTACTCGTGCCGACTTGGTGAGGACGGTCTCGATTTCATCTGGATTTTCGATGCCGCTGGCTTTCACCAGTGCCGCTACTCCGGCAACGTGGGGAGAAGCCATGCTGGTACCTTCGTATTCGGCAAAGACTGGTTCGCCGGTTTGGTAGTCAATGGTTTCTTGCAGAATCTTACCAGCTTCGCTGCCACCGGGTGCTGAGATATCTACACCAGCACCAAAGTTGGAATATGGTGCTTTTTCACCAGCGGGGCCGGTTGCTGCCACGCTGATGACGTGGGGATAACGGGCTGGGTAGGAGGAAGAATTTCGGTTTTCGTTACCTGCTGCGGCGACTATAACTACGCCTTTACTGTGGGCATAGTCAACGGCTTCTTGCATGAGTTCGCTGGAACCACCGCCACCCAAGCTCATGTTAATTACATCCGCGCCGTTGTCGGCGGCAAATTTGATGGCTTCGGAAATATCGGCAACTGTGCCGCCACCGCTGCCACTCAGCACTTTCAGGGGCATGATGCTGGCTTCGTAGGCGATCCCGGCGACGCCGTAGCCGTTGTTGGTTGATTGAGCGATCGTTCCGGCAACGTGGGTGCCGTGTCCGTTGTCGTCATCGGCTTCTTCTTTGTCGTTAACGAAGTCATAGCCTTTGACAAATTTGGTATCTTTTAAGTCGGGAACGCGGCTGACGCCAGTATCAATCACTGCTACTGTCATACCGCTGCCTTTGGTTTCGTCCCATGCCGCTTCTACGTTGATGCTCCGCAGGTTCCACTGCTTGCTGTAGTCGGGGTCATTTGGGACTTCGTAGGCGTTATAGATATAGTTGGGCTCGATAGATTCTGTGGCTTTGGCTATATCTGACTTTTTCAGGGCGTTAAGTAAGTTGGCATCGCCCTTGACAATATACACATTATCCTTTAAGGAGAATTCGCTGTTTAGGAAAGGGTTAACGTGATACTGTTGTGCTAGAGCGCTAAGCTTACCAGCGATTTGCGCTGCTGGAACATCTTCCCGGAAGTCCAGCACAATAGAGTCATAGGTGCCACGGGTTGCCAAACCTTTAAAATTAAAGATCGCAAAACCCAGGCCGATTATAAACAAGCACAGAATAAAAACCTTTCTCATCTAAGACCTCACGGGAGAACGGAAACCGCGATGTTAAAACATCGCGGATGAAGTTCGAGTCGGCATTTTTAAATGCCGTCCCCGATTTGGGGAGGATAGAAAGAGGTACAGTTTCTATCCATTCCTGTTAAATAGCCGGAAGCGCCTATCCTGTACGATGTAATGTTAGCTTCGCCAATGTTTAAGGTCGGTAACTATCAAGAAAGCACTGTCTTACCCCTCGTAAAACTGTTTAACCTTCTTGTTCTAGAGCAAGGAACTAGCTACGCATCCCTTGGTAGGTTCTTCAACGCTTACCTTAAACGTAGTCCTTGCGAGACTGAGGCTGGTCAGCTATCTAAAGTTTGAGGCATGACGCCCCGTTTCTTTAGAGCGGGGTGCTGACGTCAACCTGCTAGGGATAGCGCCAGTTTAATCACCACGATAACTCAAGCTCACCCGATTAGAACATTTTGTTGCAGGATATTAAGTAAAAGGGAAAAGGGAAAATTAGGCTTTCTCTATCTGCCTTCACCAATTTACTCGTAGCGAACGCTGGGATAACGAAAAATGGAAAGAGGTCTTTTATGGCTGCCCCTGCTGGCAGCGTTTATTTGGCTAGCTTGGGCTGGCTGGAACGAATTTCAAAAAGTTCAAGCTTATCAGCGCTGGGCATCCCAGTTTGAGCGTGCTAAGTACGATATTTATGCGGTTTTGGGTCAAAATGGCAGCAATTTGACTTGGGGAAAACCTACGCGCAGCGAACCAATCAATCTGCAAACTTTTTCTCTAATAAATATAAAATATATCTATCTAATGGTAGATGACAAAGCAGTAGATTCAAAAAATCCACCTAGCCAAGGTCGTACAGTTGCTTTGGAATTTTTGTTTTCAGAGTCTGGTGCTTCTGTGCGAATTCCCTTCACAGAAATAGCCCTCGCAGCTGAGTGGGGAAAATATTTGCAGCAGGAATTGCAACGTTTGCATAATGGGGCATAGGACATAGGGACTGGGAGAATATTTTTTATCCACAATTTTCACCAAAATCCCTATTGCCTATTAACTCAAGTTGCTAGTTAGGTACGTTGTTGCGCTTTAGCGCTAAAAGAGCGCTAAAGCGCAACAACGTACCTGGTGCAAAAGCCTTAATAATATAACTAGCAACTTACGTTCTTACCTATCGCCAATTCCCGATTTTTGCAATTATTGCTAAAACGGAAACGATGGTATTTACTCTTGACCAGTCACCTTTTCAATCAATTGTTTCGCTTCTTTGATTATGCCAGTGTCCGGTTGTGTTTCTTCGTATTTCTCTAAGTTTTTTTCGTAAACCTTTTCTAAACCTTGTTCGTCAACTGCCTTCACGGCTTTTTCGTAAGCCTCTGCTCGATTTACAGCACCTTGGTTGGCGTTGTCGATGCCTTTTTCTATAGTGGGTTGGCTTTGTATGGGAGCTGCTGCTAAACTTGGCCCTGCGGTGAAAATGAATAAGGCTGAGAGGCTAATCAAACTAATCAGACTGAAAGCGAAAAGGCTCTTGCGGAATGCTTGCTTTAAGCTTGAAAAAATGCGCTGCATCTAATTTTTCTCCTGGGTTTGTTTTTACTTCAAAAATACGCACGAATACCTTTACACCCTTAAATAAAGAAGGGCAAAAAAGCTATCTCCAAGGCTGGAATTTTTAAGGCTGCGTAAGTTTGTTGTTCAAAAGTATCCTACGTGCCTAGCTACAACTTTCGCTTCTGCCCAAAGGTACATTCAAAAGGTAATGAAAATTACAAATTATTAATGCTAAGTAGGTGGGCGTAAATAAACTGAACTCCCAGAAACCGGGTTTCTTGGAGAAACCCGGTTTCTAAGCTTTGTAGGTTGGGTTGAGGCACGAAACCCAACGCACTTGTTGGGTTTGGCTTGCGCTCAACCCAACCTACCAAGAAATGGGGAAGGTATTGTCCAAAAAACCGGGTTTCTAAGTTTAAAAAGTTAACTGCCTTGCCGTGCCATCATCCTGGAAGCGCTGTTCGCCTATACCTACGAGTTCCACGATCGCTTCTCGCGCTGGCGGAGAAAATTGTCCCTGACGCGCTCCAATTTCAACTATAGCTTGTTGCCCATCTGGATAAACGCGATAAGTAGTTGTTGCCCAAGCGCCGCTTTTGTATTCAAAGCTATGACCGTCATCTTCGTAAAGCGTCCACTCACCTGTACCGGGCCAAATACGCAGCGTCAATTGGTCTAGGGGACGTTCGTCAACGTATTGCATTACTGGTGCCATTGGGATAATTGCACCAGCACGCACGTAGAGAGGCATCCGCTCCAGTGGAGCCTGTGCCAGGATATGAGTAAGCCCTTCGTAGCGATCGCCACTCCACCAGTCATACCAGGTGCCTTCGGGGAGGTATACGGCGCGACGATCGATTCCAGGTCGGTAGATGGGTGCTGCCATCAGGGATGGGCCGAGCAATACTTGGTCGTAGAGACTGTAGGTTTTGCGATCGTTGGGGAAGTGATAAAGTAAGGGACGCAAAATCGGTGCCCCTGTTGTCGCCGCTGACCAGAAGAGGGTGTAAATGTATGGCAATAATTGATATCGCAAATTGATGTATTCGCGGCAAATCTTCTCCACTCTTTCGCCAAATACCCACGGTTCGTGACGTGCCGTACTCATGGCGGAGTGACCGCGCATCAAGGGATAAAGCATCCCCACCTGCATCCAGCGGGCGAACATTTCGGCAGTAGCGTTGCCAGCAAATCCGCCAATATCACAACCCACAAATGCCACACCGGAGAGTCCCATATTGCAAAGCATGGGCAGGGACATTTCTAAATGATCCCACAAGGATTGGTTGTCGCCCATCCACACGGATGACCACCGTTGAATGCCTGCAAAACCCGATCGCGTCAGCACGAAGGATCGGTCTGTAGAACGGTGGCGTTCCAGTCCTTGAAAACAGGCTTTAGCCATTGACAAACCGTACAAATTATGAACTTCCAGATGATTTGTCAGCTCGTCGGGATGTCCTTGGGGTGCGTCGAAGGGAAACCAGATTTTATTGCCGGGATCGCCAAAAGGGCGATCGTCCAGTGCGGGTTCGTTCATATCGTTCCAGATACCCGCAATGCCAATATCGGTGAGGGTTTTCTGCCAGTCGCCCCACCACTGCTGCACATCCGATCGCAAAAAATCTGGAAATACTGCTTTATCAGGCCAAACGTAGCCGTGGAATAATTGTCCATCCGCTTTACGAACAAAATAATCCTGTTTTATGCCGTCATCAAAAACGGGATAATCTGCTTCTGGTTCGTACTTGACGCCGGGATCGATAATAGTTACTGTCTTAAAACCATCTTGTTTCAAATCGCTAATTAGTTTGGCAGGATCGGGGAAGCGCTTCGGACTCCAGGTGAAGACGCGATAACCGCGCATATAGTCGATATCGAGATGGATGACATCGCAAGGAATGCTGCGATCGCGAAATTCCCTCGCTAGTTCTCGCACTACATTTTCTGATTCATAACTCCAGC contains the following coding sequences:
- a CDS encoding thioredoxin family protein, which encodes MDRSVIKFSSEDCGICHKMSFYDQKVAEELDLRFINVKMQDTATYRKYRKILLTQYPDKGEMGWPTYLICDSPEGEFKILGEVKGGHPKGEFRSRLQEVLDGCGS
- a CDS encoding S8 family peptidase; this encodes MRKVFILCLFIIGLGFAIFNFKGLATRGTYDSIVLDFREDVPAAQIAGKLSALAQQYHVNPFLNSEFSLKDNVYIVKGDANLLNALKKSDIAKATESIEPNYIYNAYEVPNDPDYSKQWNLRSINVEAAWDETKGSGMTVAVIDTGVSRVPDLKDTKFVKGYDFVNDKEEADDDNGHGTHVAGTIAQSTNNGYGVAGIAYEASIMPLKVLSGSGGGTVADISEAIKFAADNGADVINMSLGGGGSSELMQEAVDYAHSKGVVIVAAAGNENRNSSSYPARYPHVISVAATGPAGEKAPYSNFGAGVDISAPGGSEAGKILQETIDYQTGEPVFAEYEGTSMASPHVAGVAALVKASGIENPDEIETVLTKSARVVTEDPLNHFGAGHLDAAAAVKFAQKGQVTFRDFFRWLRENGYLNLRFWFDGGAVALLPKIAMVLGSYVLAWFLRNYLPGWSWSLSSGLIFGSSGLFFLRGFYIFDLPQWPFRVLGSSIPELGNAVQGTIALNPIFASVLIPLALIALLLGNPSWKWFAIGSGIGVASCLLVSAVMMPNVMWLGEGLLARGFLVVNALLCYGLSWLSMQGERKTA
- a CDS encoding glycoside hydrolase family 31 protein, translated to MPQYFGKLPTTNQPWSTIEAVRSVQHDERCISCECGDGRLKITVLAPNLIRVRLSPTGEFIQRRSWAVALDDEEWDIVQFQFQETDETIEIETEKMRVSIQRNPCRIECFDKDGRPFAHDIDISMGWRTGAVAAWKRIETDEHFYGFGERTGLLDKLSEVKTNWTTDALDYGSLTDEMYQAIPFFIALRPDQSPPRERGGLGGVAYGIFFNTTFWSQFDIGAEKPGVLRMETRGGELDYYIIYGDEPAQILDTYTQLTGRMPLPPKWSLGYHQCRWSYESENVVRELAREFRDRSIPCDVIHLDIDYMRGYRVFTWSPKRFPDPAKLISDLKQDGFKTVTIIDPGVKYEPEADYPVFDDGIKQDYFVRKADGQLFHGYVWPDKAVFPDFLRSDVQQWWGDWQKTLTDIGIAGIWNDMNEPALDDRPFGDPGNKIWFPFDAPQGHPDELTNHLEVHNLYGLSMAKACFQGLERHRSTDRSFVLTRSGFAGIQRWSSVWMGDNQSLWDHLEMSLPMLCNMGLSGVAFVGCDIGGFAGNATAEMFARWMQVGMLYPLMRGHSAMSTARHEPWVFGERVEKICREYINLRYQLLPYIYTLFWSAATTGAPILRPLLYHFPNDRKTYSLYDQVLLGPSLMAAPIYRPGIDRRAVYLPEGTWYDWWSGDRYEGLTHILAQAPLERMPLYVRAGAIIPMAPVMQYVDERPLDQLTLRIWPGTGEWTLYEDDGHSFEYKSGAWATTTYRVYPDGQQAIVEIGARQGQFSPPAREAIVELVGIGEQRFQDDGTARQLTF